From the Bremerella alba genome, one window contains:
- a CDS encoding DUF1559 family PulG-like putative transporter, translating to MLNIRQRMRRGFTLVELLVVIAIIGVLIALLLPAVQQAREAARRMQCSNNLKQIGLALHNYHDTFGALPSLVINPADTSDNYSWGWSALILPFIEQGALYDQAGIGSGNLLSTELSDTAEVVVDAYRCPSDTGKAVDDPSQRFLKRAGSNYAAYYHSRSGPTLGNGQSNFEKADGGFYHNSGRKFRDITDGLSNTLAISEASSKLNGEELCMKSWAGCLEGRDSNCVDDIGISGRWAINDTSNNNRDIECEMASSLHPGGVLALQFDGSVRFVSENIEFLRTAGGPNDTPVDSLYEYLIAISDGNPISEN from the coding sequence ATGCTTAACATTAGGCAGCGTATGCGCCGAGGCTTTACACTTGTCGAATTACTGGTGGTGATTGCAATCATCGGTGTTTTGATAGCTCTCTTGCTCCCGGCGGTCCAGCAGGCTCGCGAAGCGGCTCGACGAATGCAGTGTAGTAACAATCTCAAGCAGATTGGTCTTGCGCTGCATAACTACCATGATACTTTCGGGGCGTTACCTTCTTTGGTGATCAATCCAGCAGATACTAGCGACAATTATAGTTGGGGATGGAGTGCTCTGATTCTGCCGTTTATTGAGCAAGGGGCCCTGTATGACCAAGCAGGTATTGGTAGCGGAAACCTTCTTTCCACGGAGCTTTCAGATACGGCTGAAGTCGTTGTCGATGCGTATCGTTGTCCATCGGATACGGGAAAAGCGGTCGATGACCCTTCGCAGCGATTCTTAAAGCGAGCAGGCTCGAACTACGCTGCTTACTACCACTCGCGAAGCGGACCGACTCTGGGAAACGGTCAATCGAACTTCGAGAAAGCAGACGGCGGCTTTTATCACAATAGCGGCCGTAAGTTCCGAGATATCACAGACGGTCTAAGCAACACTCTGGCGATCTCGGAAGCGTCGTCTAAATTAAACGGTGAAGAACTATGCATGAAGTCCTGGGCAGGGTGCCTGGAAGGGCGAGATTCGAACTGCGTCGATGATATTGGTATCTCGGGACGCTGGGCGATCAATGACACCTCGAATAATAATCGAGACATTGAATGTGAGATGGCAAGCAGCTTGCACCCAGGAGGTGTTCTGGCATTGCAATTTGATGGAAGTGTGCGATTCGTTTCGGAAAACATCGAATTTCTACGCACAGCAGGCGGTCCAAACGATACTCCTGTGGATAGTCTTTATGAATACCTGATTGCGATTAGTGACGGGAATCCGATCTCGGAAAACTAA
- a CDS encoding VWA domain-containing protein, with protein MGLPDLVSVFAPLELPSRMFGVDVAFNKPWFLLLLAGLPLLWFFSFRSISGLGRVRRFFALGLRSLVYLLLVFCLAEMQLRHSSDRVTVIYVLDQSESIPREKRAAMVQYVVKDVVEHRQGARGDRAGVVVFGREAAIEVPPYDDNLPIQQGRLEAMMQVRTDATNLEGALKLAQASFSEDSAKRVVLVTDGNETYGDATNIARQLAESGIGIDVVPVELSSRAEVAVEKISLPSDIRKGQPVQVNVVLNNMTEATEDDDGKVSGKVVVVRKHGKREDVLIEQPMELEPGKKVLTFEHTIDQSDFYTYEARFVPDDRLDDSMPQNNLASAFAHVRGEGSVLLIEDWENPGEFDYLISRLRANNIEVEVMPSNGLFTSLAELQRFDCVILGDVPRASGAGAGDVSSFSDQQIEMLVRNTQQMGCGLLMIGGPRAFGAGGWSNTEIEKSMPVDFNIKDAKVVPVGALVMMMHASELAQGNYWQKVVAREALKALGPQDYCGLIHWSGNDQWMWGAPDGLIPVGPNRNQMLARLNRMTPGDMPQFDPAMKMSLAGFNAIQAKGANVAIKHMIVISDGDPSPPNPATVRGYINANVKITTVAIGTHGPAGSTPLRQLAAQTGGKYYAVTDPKALPRIYQREARRIAQPLIKDHPGMVPITYPHEVLEGIDGFPSFDGYVMTTVKDNALVDVGMVAPVPAEHPENATVMATWTYGVGRAGVLTTDAGKRWANKWTAWEGYDKFFTQFVRYAMRPTDNQGNFTVASEVKDGKVRVVVTATDEKDEYLNFLKLSGTAVDPEMESNDFQLEQVASGRYIGEFPADKSGSYFLSILPGPGEAPIRTGANVPYSAEFRQQRLNSALVDSLAALKPEGGEVGQVIDGDFAIGRVEELLDVDTFRHTLPKAISSQHIWPVLLVLCGLVFFEDVFVRRVTLGTEWLQHSYQWVHARMFGAAEKEDEEDRMERLRMIKERATADYDERKSSARFEVGLDQPGETFAVDEELSAKMPASSGSPKKSKAMEESSPDDDSYTSRLLKAKKQARKRPGGNLDDNDSS; from the coding sequence GTGGGTCTGCCTGATCTCGTCAGTGTTTTTGCACCCCTGGAGTTACCCAGCCGCATGTTTGGCGTCGATGTTGCGTTCAACAAGCCTTGGTTTTTGCTGCTTCTGGCGGGGCTGCCACTCTTGTGGTTCTTTAGCTTTCGTAGTATCTCCGGGCTGGGCCGCGTGCGGAGGTTTTTCGCTCTGGGCCTGCGTTCGCTGGTATATCTACTGCTAGTCTTCTGCCTGGCCGAGATGCAACTGAGACATTCGAGCGACCGTGTCACGGTTATCTATGTACTCGATCAGTCGGAAAGCATTCCGCGCGAAAAACGAGCGGCCATGGTGCAGTACGTGGTGAAGGATGTCGTCGAGCATCGCCAGGGTGCTCGTGGCGATCGTGCCGGGGTGGTCGTATTTGGCCGAGAAGCGGCGATCGAAGTTCCTCCCTACGATGACAACCTGCCGATCCAACAAGGGCGTTTGGAAGCGATGATGCAGGTTCGTACCGATGCGACGAATCTTGAGGGTGCGTTGAAACTTGCCCAGGCATCGTTCTCGGAAGATTCAGCCAAACGCGTGGTGCTCGTTACCGATGGCAATGAGACCTACGGCGATGCCACTAACATTGCTCGGCAACTTGCCGAAAGCGGAATAGGCATCGACGTGGTGCCGGTGGAACTTTCCAGTCGGGCCGAAGTGGCGGTTGAGAAAATATCGCTCCCCAGCGACATCCGCAAAGGGCAACCGGTGCAGGTGAATGTTGTGCTGAACAACATGACTGAAGCGACCGAAGACGATGACGGAAAAGTGAGTGGCAAGGTGGTCGTCGTCCGGAAGCACGGCAAACGAGAAGATGTGCTGATTGAGCAGCCCATGGAGTTGGAGCCTGGCAAGAAGGTGCTGACTTTTGAGCACACGATTGACCAGAGTGATTTCTATACCTATGAGGCACGCTTCGTTCCGGACGACCGACTCGACGACTCGATGCCGCAGAATAACCTTGCTTCGGCCTTCGCGCATGTCCGTGGCGAAGGTTCGGTGCTGCTGATTGAAGACTGGGAGAACCCAGGTGAGTTTGACTACCTGATCTCGCGGCTCCGGGCGAATAATATTGAGGTCGAAGTCATGCCCAGCAACGGGCTCTTCACTTCCCTTGCCGAATTGCAGCGATTTGACTGCGTGATTTTGGGAGACGTTCCCCGGGCCAGCGGTGCCGGGGCAGGGGACGTATCGAGTTTTAGTGACCAGCAGATCGAGATGCTTGTCCGCAACACGCAGCAGATGGGTTGCGGACTGTTAATGATTGGCGGGCCGCGAGCATTCGGTGCCGGCGGTTGGTCGAATACCGAAATTGAAAAGTCGATGCCTGTCGATTTCAACATCAAAGATGCCAAGGTCGTGCCGGTGGGAGCCTTGGTAATGATGATGCACGCTTCCGAGCTTGCCCAGGGAAATTATTGGCAGAAGGTCGTAGCCCGTGAAGCCCTCAAGGCCCTCGGACCGCAAGACTATTGTGGACTGATTCACTGGAGTGGTAACGATCAATGGATGTGGGGGGCTCCTGACGGTCTAATCCCGGTTGGCCCCAACCGCAATCAGATGTTAGCGCGACTCAACCGAATGACCCCCGGCGACATGCCCCAGTTTGATCCAGCGATGAAAATGTCACTGGCCGGTTTCAATGCAATTCAAGCGAAAGGGGCGAATGTTGCGATCAAGCATATGATCGTGATTAGCGACGGTGACCCTTCGCCCCCTAATCCCGCAACGGTGAGGGGGTATATCAATGCAAACGTCAAGATCACAACGGTCGCCATCGGGACACACGGCCCCGCTGGCAGTACGCCGCTTCGACAACTGGCAGCACAAACCGGAGGGAAGTATTACGCGGTTACTGATCCGAAAGCACTTCCACGGATCTACCAGCGCGAGGCCAGACGAATCGCCCAGCCACTCATCAAAGACCATCCTGGAATGGTTCCGATTACGTATCCGCACGAGGTCTTGGAAGGTATCGACGGCTTTCCGTCTTTCGATGGCTATGTGATGACAACCGTTAAGGATAACGCCCTGGTCGATGTCGGAATGGTGGCACCGGTTCCCGCGGAACATCCCGAGAATGCTACGGTTATGGCCACTTGGACGTACGGGGTTGGAAGAGCAGGAGTCCTGACGACCGATGCGGGCAAACGCTGGGCGAATAAGTGGACGGCGTGGGAAGGCTACGATAAATTTTTCACTCAATTTGTACGCTACGCCATGCGACCAACCGACAATCAAGGCAACTTCACCGTCGCCAGCGAAGTTAAGGACGGGAAGGTACGCGTAGTGGTTACGGCCACAGACGAGAAAGACGAGTACCTTAACTTTCTCAAGCTTTCCGGTACGGCAGTCGATCCCGAAATGGAGTCCAATGATTTCCAGTTAGAGCAGGTCGCATCGGGACGCTACATTGGTGAGTTTCCGGCGGATAAGTCCGGCAGCTATTTTCTTTCGATCTTGCCGGGGCCAGGTGAAGCACCGATCCGTACTGGGGCGAATGTCCCTTACTCGGCCGAATTCCGCCAGCAGCGTTTGAATTCAGCTTTGGTCGACAGCCTTGCCGCGTTGAAGCCTGAAGGAGGTGAAGTAGGGCAGGTGATCGATGGTGACTTCGCCATCGGCCGCGTGGAAGAACTGTTGGATGTCGATACTTTTCGCCACACGCTTCCCAAGGCGATTAGCAGTCAACATATCTGGCCCGTTTTATTGGTCCTGTGCGGGCTAGTCTTTTTCGAGGACGTCTTTGTTCGCCGTGTGACCCTTGGTACTGAATGGTTACAGCACAGCTACCAGTGGGTTCATGCCCGAATGTTTGGCGCCGCAGAGAAAGAGGACGAGGAAGATCGCATGGAACGCCTGCGGATGATTAAAGAGCGTGCGACGGCCGACTATGATGAGCGTAAATCTTCGGCTCGGTTCGAAGTGGGTTTGGATCAACCTGGTGAAACTTTCGCCGTCGACGAAGAGTTGTCCGCCAAGATGCCGGCTTCCAGCGGATCACCCAAGAAGTCGAAGGCAATGGAAGAATCATCTCCGGATGATGATTCGTATACTTCGCGTTTGCTAAAAGCAAAGAAACAAGCCCGCAAACGTCCCGGCGGAAATTTAGACGATAACGATTCGTCCTAG
- a CDS encoding NHL repeat-containing protein: protein MLLVIGLTTLAGCLPPSGPSIEPELIWGRRGVSEGLFEKPRAVAISPDDELFIVDMTARIQVFDLDGNFRRAWQIPEFYKGRPSGLSFNNDGNLLVADTHYNRMLVYTPDGKRLDEQSIGGVEGSQPGEFGFVTEAVQDSQGNYYISEYGQHDRVQKFDPEGNFLFQWGGHGSEPGQFIRPQNMVIDEKDHIWIADACNHRIQVFDATEDEAKLIKIWGEQGSEPGKLGYPYDLVLDGEGHLYVVEYSNHRVQKFDLEGNFLGTWGSSGHDPGQLNSPWALVLDRFGRVHVIDSENHRVQRIRL from the coding sequence GTGCTGCTAGTTATTGGTTTGACGACACTTGCGGGCTGTCTTCCACCATCTGGGCCTAGCATCGAACCGGAGCTGATCTGGGGACGCCGCGGCGTCTCAGAGGGATTGTTCGAGAAACCCCGAGCCGTCGCAATCAGCCCGGATGACGAGCTTTTCATAGTCGATATGACTGCTCGGATCCAAGTCTTTGACCTCGATGGCAATTTTCGCCGGGCTTGGCAGATCCCTGAATTCTATAAGGGACGGCCTTCAGGGCTATCCTTCAACAACGATGGCAATCTCTTAGTTGCCGATACCCACTACAACCGGATGTTGGTCTATACGCCCGATGGAAAACGGCTGGACGAGCAATCAATCGGCGGAGTGGAAGGTTCCCAGCCGGGCGAGTTTGGCTTTGTTACCGAGGCGGTGCAGGACTCCCAGGGAAACTATTACATCAGCGAATATGGTCAGCACGACCGCGTACAAAAGTTCGATCCCGAAGGCAACTTTCTCTTCCAATGGGGAGGCCACGGCAGCGAGCCGGGCCAGTTTATCCGTCCGCAGAACATGGTGATTGACGAGAAAGACCACATCTGGATCGCTGACGCCTGTAACCATCGCATCCAGGTTTTCGATGCCACGGAAGACGAAGCGAAACTCATCAAGATTTGGGGAGAGCAGGGGAGCGAGCCCGGGAAACTTGGGTACCCCTACGATTTGGTCCTAGACGGAGAAGGACATCTTTACGTCGTCGAGTACAGCAATCACCGCGTACAGAAATTCGATTTGGAAGGGAATTTCTTAGGCACTTGGGGAAGCTCTGGCCATGATCCAGGCCAACTCAATAGCCCCTGGGCACTGGTGCTGGACCGGTTTGGGCGGGTTCATGTGATCGACTCCGAGAATCACCGAGTGCAGCGGATTCGGTTGTAG
- a CDS encoding L-threonylcarbamoyladenylate synthase — translation MPATVIDVKAADDRRDVVHRAVQALAEGQLVAFPTETVYGLAASALNPQAIHDLRHAKGRPETNPFSLCVSGADTLWDYVPNASPLMSRLARRCWPGPVTLVMPCDAGSVVSQFSPDVRQAVSPSGLVGLRVPAHDLIAQAMHFLPGPLALTSANLSGQPDAIHGKEVVEALGDRVGLILDDGKCRYGQPSSVVKVEGNHFQMLRQGVVSESVLNHLSSYFVLFVCTGNTCRSPMAEVVMQKHLADKIGTTIDQLDQKGILVASAGIAAYPGGRAAPEAIHILGARSLDLNGHASQPLSDRLVEQADLILTMTAGHRDAILARWPEARERIQTLSGDGRDIADPIGGSEDVYRQCLEQIESEIKQRVKDLDLDNLLPS, via the coding sequence TTGCCCGCCACAGTAATTGACGTAAAAGCCGCCGACGACCGCCGAGATGTCGTCCATCGTGCCGTTCAGGCTTTAGCCGAAGGGCAGCTCGTGGCTTTTCCCACTGAAACGGTCTACGGTTTGGCCGCTTCTGCGCTGAATCCCCAAGCAATTCATGACCTTCGCCATGCTAAGGGGCGTCCGGAAACGAACCCATTTAGCCTATGTGTCTCGGGTGCGGACACGCTATGGGATTATGTTCCCAACGCTTCTCCACTAATGAGCCGCTTGGCCCGTCGCTGTTGGCCGGGACCGGTGACGCTGGTGATGCCTTGTGACGCGGGATCGGTCGTCTCGCAATTTAGCCCCGATGTACGTCAGGCCGTTTCGCCCAGTGGCTTGGTCGGCCTACGTGTTCCGGCTCATGATTTGATCGCCCAAGCCATGCACTTCTTGCCGGGCCCATTGGCATTAACCAGTGCTAATCTTTCTGGTCAGCCGGATGCGATTCACGGAAAAGAGGTCGTAGAGGCGCTAGGAGATCGGGTAGGATTAATTTTGGACGATGGCAAGTGCCGGTATGGGCAACCTTCCAGTGTCGTTAAAGTGGAAGGCAACCACTTCCAGATGTTACGTCAAGGTGTCGTTTCGGAGAGTGTTTTGAATCACCTGAGCAGTTACTTTGTCTTGTTTGTATGTACCGGAAATACGTGTCGTAGCCCCATGGCTGAAGTGGTCATGCAAAAACATCTGGCAGATAAAATCGGCACCACGATCGATCAGCTAGATCAAAAAGGGATTTTGGTCGCGTCGGCAGGCATTGCCGCCTACCCCGGAGGGCGAGCCGCACCGGAAGCCATTCACATCCTGGGTGCTCGCAGTTTGGATTTGAATGGCCATGCAAGCCAGCCGCTAAGCGATCGGCTGGTCGAGCAGGCCGATCTGATCTTGACGATGACAGCCGGACACCGTGATGCCATATTGGCGAGGTGGCCGGAAGCACGCGAGCGAATTCAAACATTGAGCGGCGATGGCCGCGACATAGCCGATCCAATTGGAGGTTCGGAGGATGTTTATCGCCAGTGTCTTGAACAAATCGAATCCGAAATCAAGCAGCGGGTCAAAGACCTCGACCTGGACAATCTCCTACCTTCCTAG
- a CDS encoding carboxypeptidase-like regulatory domain-containing protein — protein sequence MEIAFSFVRSFAMLCVLLSLFASGGCGPSASKDVPELGEVSGTVTLDGKPLADATVGFQSEAAKRVSTGQTDSEGKYTMYLMNDIKGVPLGVNKVTISTAKPGDDAVPGSAKKETLPSKYNQRTTLTADVKEGENTFDFSLDSK from the coding sequence ATGGAAATTGCATTTTCCTTCGTACGCTCGTTTGCAATGCTTTGCGTTTTGTTGTCGTTGTTCGCATCCGGCGGTTGTGGCCCGAGTGCTTCTAAAGATGTCCCCGAATTGGGTGAAGTTAGTGGTACTGTCACGCTGGATGGGAAGCCTTTGGCCGATGCTACGGTCGGTTTTCAATCGGAGGCTGCCAAACGAGTGTCGACCGGCCAGACCGACAGCGAAGGCAAGTACACGATGTATTTGATGAACGACATCAAGGGCGTGCCGCTTGGAGTCAACAAGGTAACTATCAGTACAGCAAAGCCTGGTGATGATGCTGTACCGGGCAGTGCTAAAAAGGAAACCTTGCCGTCGAAATACAATCAGAGGACAACCCTGACAGCCGACGTTAAAGAGGGTGAAAATACTTTCGACTTTTCCCTGGACTCGAAGTAG